The genomic segment TGACCCTCGACACCCTTCTATCAAGATCAGAGCTGTCTCCTTTCAAGATCTTGCAATTTAGAAAGAGCCAGGTGTTGTTTCCAATTAGATGGTCTCCCTGATTGAGGGTGTGCATTTACGTAGAGAAGACTTGGCCAAAGCTGGAGGGAGTATTTCGATATAGATACTCTGTCAGTTGAGTCTTGGTGGGCAGCTTTTGAACAATTCCAGTTCGGACCTGTGCAAAGATCATCCTTGCaatgctttaaagaaaaaaaaaaaaatcctcggCAGAAAACCTGCCAatctctgtgtcttttttatgatgtaaagaacattttaatcttcttaaaagGGCTGAAGGAGGACCAACGTACAGTGATTGCCTTAAGGCTTTTACTGTTTCTCAGAAGCTGCTGAAGGTTCTGGCTTCTCTTCATAAGCATGAAACCAGCCCTTTTCTCTTCTAGGTCTTAACTAAGCAAGGCATTAATAACACACCCCATCAAGTCACTGCTGGTGTTTCTAACAGCTGGTTTTGTGGGAGGATTTGCAACATCGAGACCTACACAGTGGCACTGCCTTTCAAAAAGAGCTATTCAATCTTCTCCCTCACTGCCCTGCCTCACCATAGCTCAAACCCAATGGGAACCCCATAAAAAATCTGTTAACCTGTGGTCCTGTAGTTATCCAAACAGAGCCTAGAAGTTCATAATTTCTTAGAAATACCATATTCCCCTATGTAGAGTTCCACCTTTCCAAGGCACGAGTAGGCATTGAATTTGTAGTCATGTATGCAGAGCCCACCTGTCTGGGTGTGTATTTTTATGACAACCTCCCAAAGTAAAACAGGTCCATCCTGGTCTGCCCTTGTGTCCGGGGAAATAGTGGCGGCGGCAGGTCTTTGCCGATAGGCACTTGGTGAGACTGGTCGAAAGGGAGCCTCGGCTCATCGGCCAGTTGGTGGAGTATTACAATTGTGTTTGCCAGGCACACTCAGCCAGCCTTggctggagaaggaagaggaactTTGCTCATGGACACACCCCACATCTGGCAGCCCTCCCAGTGTCGGGGCCAGTGGCTTCTGCAATGATGGGCAGTCTTCCCAGCAGGCTCGGCACATGCCCACACGTCAGCGGTTGTAACTGAGCTTTGTTTCAAATTCTAGTTAATGCCAGAGCATATAAGGTCTTGACAGTTTTATGTTCAGCTGTCGTGGATGTATCAACCATGACTGGCCCCCTCCCAAAGCCCTATTCAGAATTTGCACCTTGAGAGAGTAACTGTACTTTCGCCAGCGTGCCAGAGCTCCAGGGCCTCTGCCAGCCCCCGCGCAGTTCGCTGTGGTTTCTGGGCTGTGTGGCACGGAATCTATTTCCATCCGGTTTGGACCCAACCCAGAGGCTCTGACCCTGCCGAGGCCTTAGTGTAACTGGTTATTAAGGCCAGCCTGATTTACTCAactatttttctctgtctgggaGGATTGTTTCTATTCTGATGACTAGATCATGattttttataacttatttttaggttaaaaataaaaacctcagtCATCTTTCCCCCTTTGTAACTTCTCAGCTTATGCAATGACACTGGTCCTTAGTTCTTGCTTCTGTCCCCACTAATGTCTCACCGACGCCTGGTGGTCAGCTCTTTCCTCTCTCAAGCAAGTCTTGTCGTTCACAGAgccctgcctctcctgccctAAGCGATTGAGGCGTTGCCTTGTCCTTTGGTTCGCTGTTCAGCAGCTGACCCCTGGCtgtactggggtggggggattttCTCCCAACGTGAGACTGGGGAGGCAAGACCCCCAGAGAGAGGAAGTGCCCATCCATATGTCCCCCTCCGGCTCCCACCCCACACAGAGGTAGAGGTTTGGTTCACTGGTTACACGGTAAGACTCGGCACCTTGACCTGCAGGGGGAATGCGGGGCCGGACCCTGGACCCTCGGACCATCTACCCAGTGCTGCCAAGGCTCCGTGCCCTCCTGCCTGTGTCCTGTCAGAAGCGACTTCACTGCAGATGCTACAGCCAGGTAGCGCCCACGTTGTCCCATCGCCCCCTCCCGTCTCCAGACTACCACCTACCACCGGGCGGGGTCCCTTCtatccctcttctctctccccacacccctgtcTCTGATGATATGTGTGAGCCTGCACCATCCTGCAACAgctgccctggctcctgcccatGGGGGAGCCCTGGCTCGGAGGGCAGGAGGGTCCGAGTGCAGAGAGGCGCACAGCGTGctggcccctcctctgcctgtccctcttgtgctgcctccacccccacccccaccctccggCTTCTAGCTGGGGCCCAAGTGGGGTCTTCCCCCTTTTCTGCATGCACCGCTCCCCCAGCCTCAGTCTGCTCCCTTTGCTCTGCGTGTCCCTAGGACCTCTACGTGCACACCACAGGGTTCCCGGAGAAGAGGAGCAATGGGGTGCTGAAGGGCTGCGGAGACAAGGAGGCCATGGCCGTGCCTGAGGAAGGCCCAGTCTGCCAGGGGGCAGCCCCACCTTCACCCCTGAGAAGACCTCACTCAAGCCCCAGGCCTCTGGCCACACTCTGCCAGGTACTCCGCTGACCCCAAGCCCTTGGTCCTCAAAGCCCAAAACCAATTCACTGTGCCCGCCCGAGACAGAGGGTAGAGCTGTCACACACAGGAttgtggggtgaggggggatCTGTCCTTGACAATCACCCCTTTATGCTAGGGCAAGAATTCTAAAAACTTTGGCTTCAGGACCTCTtgacattctttaaaaagtaggACTCGGAAGAGCTTTTGCTTTTATGAGTTATTTCCAGTGATAGTCACCatatcagaaattaaaatagactttttaagactatttattttaaaataacattaaccCACTCTGTGTGAACACATATAACATTTCTCTGAAAAATCATTGCTTTCCACATTGGAAAATATTTAGTGAGAAGAGTGGCAttgctttacatttttgcaaatgtcTGTAACGTCTATTGTAACAGACAGCTGGATCCTTCTATCAGCCTCTACATCCCATCTGCTGTTGCAACAGCACATTTTCTGGAAAATTCCATTATACTCGTGAGAGGATAGgagtgaaaaaaagcaaatagcATCTTGTGAAAATAGTTTCCGCCGCTTAGAACATTGAGAGGGCCTCAAGGACCccgccctgccctcctggggttCCTGGGCTCACTCTGAGCATCTCTGGTCTAGAGCAGGGGTGAGCAAACTTTTTCCGTAGCTACTGAAGGCTTTACAGTCTGTCACAGCTACCCTACGCTGCTGTGGCATCAGGAAGCAGCCACAGGTAATACCTAAACAAATGGGGCTGACTGTACTCCAATAAAAACTGATTTACATGAACAGGTTGACGGGGACTGGATTTGGCCCAttggccatagtttgccaacccctgatctAGAAACTAAGCTCTCAGGGTCCCTGGGTTTAGGGCTGGTGCcacaaaggggaggggagagcgcCGTCTGACTCATCCTGGCCGGGCTCCAGAAGATGAGACAAGGAATTTTTCAGAGAAGACTAGGGTTTCTATTTCTAATTACTGTAGTTGCCAGTTTGGTAAGCTCTGCAGTCTCCACCTCAGCACTTAGATAACGCTTGGCCAGTTCTGCTTCTCCCACAGCCCAGCTAAGCCTCTGCCCTCGCTTCTGTGGCGCATCAGAAAGTGGTGCACACCCAGCTCTGGGAAGCTGTCCTCTCCCCTGctgcttccacccctccttgaGTCAGGGGCACcgggggagtgggggcaggccATACAAGACAACCAAGTAGACTAGCCTTCCCTCTGAGTCCTGAGCCAGGCCACCTTAGTGTCTTTTTGTCATCTGTGCTTCTGCTTCCTTTTGGAACCTCTTTCCCACACACCACAGTTCCCAGGGAATAGACGCTGCCTTTGGACCTGAGTCTCAGCTGCCTCCAACTGCCCTTGTCCACCCCACGCCCCCAGCACGGTTGGAATAAAAAGTCTCCCATGGGACAGGTGTTGTTCTTCCTTTGCTGCAGAGGCAAAAGTGGTTACTCCTGGCACAGGCATGTTTGTGGGTCTGAGTCGCCAAGCTGATACTTTCTCTGGTCACTCTCGTTCATCCCCTGTCCTTTCCTTGGCTGGACCTGTGATCCTCATGGCCCTTGTGCTCCCTGTGCCGAGTGCTGTCCAGCTGGAGATGATGGCCTTTGGACCCCACAGGACTGTCTGGACACTAAGGGACATGGCTTTGCCTGGAAAAAGCCTGAGGCAGCCTTAGAAACTGTAATGATggcagccccccagcccctctgcccccccaCTAGCTTCATCTTTCCTTTGCTCTCCTGGTCTTCTCTTCCAGGGTGACATGGTCACCCCCCAAGGACACAGGCTTGGGTCTGAGCTGGGCGGGGTTAGGTAAGCTCCAAACCACAGTCCCCTTGGTTGTCAGGAGAAGTCCCATGCTCTGGGGGGACCCCCCATGCACACCCAAAGCCGGCTTTCTCAGTTTCACCCCCAGAAAAACACTGTGTGCCACCGGCTTGGGAGGAAATTCATCTGCCTTTCTTCCAGTCACCCTCAAAGTCCACCAGGAAGATACTGCTTATtggctttaaaaatagaacactCGAGCTGGACTTTTATGGTCTTGTGAAGAAACCGTCTCATGCCCACCCACACCTGGtctctgcccctgcctggccccgTCCAGCTGCCCAGAAGCAGCTCTGCACAAGCTCTCTGGGCCCCTCCATAGATTTACGAGTTCGGCCTTGGCTGAGGCCTTCTCCCCATGGCTCCCAGCCACAGTCCAGCTGCTCTCCCCCATCCAGTGCAGCAGTGGCTAGAACGTTCTGTgtctcctttcctgcctccacCCCAACTTGCTGAGTCATCCCTTCAGCCCCCTTTGCCCTGTTGCCCTGGCCGGCCCTGTGGAGGGACAGCAACTCGCCACACCAGTGACCCCGGCTGCTCCCAGCCTACCCCAAACCTCACTCATTCTCATGGTGGCGATGCTGGCTCTGTCTAAGGCTACTCCTGCTGGGACTCTCGTCgtctgtcccctcccactccGAGGCCCTGAAATTCAACAAAAAGGCAGCTCCTTCTCTGTCTGGACTTCAGGCGTCTGGAAGATTATTTCCAGTAAGTGTAGACTCGGAGATGAGTCCTCAGATTATCTCCTCAGGACCAGAGGTAAATTGTACCGGAACTGTCAGATTTCTGGCACCCGTGGCAGGACTGAGGGAGAGTCTGGGAGGGCAGTATGTGGGGGGTGGAGCTGGCCCCAGAAAGGTCATTTGTAGACAGATTGTAAAAATAACTCCAGAGCCAGTGAGGCCTTAGCCCAAAATCCCACAAGGAACCCGCTGAACCCGGGCCTTGTTCTCCCTGGAGGTTAGGTTTCTAACATAGTGGGAAAAGAAGACTATAGTTATTATTCTCTGGAAAAGATACACCTTCTTCTAAGGTCCTTCAAGGATGTAACTGACTCCATCTGCATTCTTCTTATGAAAGGTCTCAAGGTGCCGACCAGTTCCGTTAGTCGAGGGTAGAGCTGCGTCTGGGCTGAGATCTTCTCAAACTAGACAGTAGGGCATAAAAGTGTCTCTGAAAACTGGCATGTAAGCAACGTAAGCCTTATGGCTTAACCTGTAAATATAACTCATATAAAGAAAAGCAGGGAAGGGCGCAGGGCCCAGCGAAGGAGAAAATGTAGTGATGagggggggctggggaggccatAATGCAGAGACGAGCCTCCTAAATTCCTTCCTGCTTCTTTGACATCCAGCAAGCACATTGTGGCGAAAAAACAAACCATGTTCCCTTCTTCAGCTTCCCCTCTGGTGATGCgaccccagcccagctctgctcacACTCAACAGCTGCCAAGAGCCTGTCTGGCCTGTAGCTGTTGCATCAGCCCCTGTGGCTGCCGCCACCCTAGACCCCTGCCTCTGCATCTGTGCGGGAAGGTCTGTCTGCTTGAAATCTCCAGAGGGTTTGTGGGAACTTTACGGGGAGGGGAAGCAAGGGGTGGTACCCTAAATCAGCTTCCAACCCCATCAGACCACTTCCTCTCCCATTTCCCTCGTAGCTGCCATGGAAGAGCCACCAGGGAGTCACCCCCTGGGGGTCAAGAATGAGGATCTACTCCCTGGTGCTCCCGAGGTCTCTCCATCACAGACGTACCCACGGCTTCGCCTGGCCTGCAGGCTGGAACCTGGGAGCTGAGTCAGATCCAATGGTTGAGAGTCAGAGTGAAGATGGGCAGGGCCTGGTGGAGAGTCCAGGCCCCTAAGCTTGAGTTGCAGTCTGGGAAGAAAGGGTGAGCGTGAGGATCATTTGTCACCAGGAGCTGGTGAGAGTGGCCTGTTGGGGAGGAGAGCATCTGCCTCTCCAGAGACTCGGGGCCTGGCCTCAGCCTCCTTTGTTCTTTGGCCCAAGGTGGTGGCTGTGGTGGAGTCAAGACCAGAGCACCCCAGGCCTCCGGCATAGAGACGGGACCGCATTGGCCACTTCTGCAAGACACAGAGACGGAAAGTGAGCAATGCGCCCTACCGCAGCCCCTTGTGGTCCTCGGTGCCCAAAGATACACCTTCCCTAGCCTCCCTCCCTGAGACCCTCACCTGCCAACCGCTTTGATGACAGAGGAGTCTGGCTCACCACACACTCCCCTGACCACCTGAGCCTGGCAGGGACGCACTTGAGGAGTCGGATGAGGAGCAAGGGGCTGCCCAAGAGGAGCCCCCGCAGTGAGGAGGGAGGTGCTGGCAGAGCTGGCTGcagccaggctggggctggggtgtgggggagggcgAGGAGAGACCCCTGATGCAGAACCATCCTGACCCCTTCTCTTGCAcagcatgccccccacccccaagtgccTCTGGCCCCAGATGTCAGTGCTGCCCACACCCTCTAGGCTGGGGACCTTCCAAGATTGTCTGTCCTTCCAGCAGGGACTTGGGCAATCCCAGAAGGTACCCTGAGGTCTGCCCTCCTCTCAgcaaccgctccacctgggggcTGAGGGGACACTGCCTCTGCCTAACCAGCCCCACGAAACGGCTCCTGTTTGCTCACTCTTCCGAGTGTTTCCCATCGCTTCCTCTGTGCAATGGCCTCGCTTTGACCACCGTTTCACTGGGCCTGCTTGGGGGCTGTGAGCAGGGGCAGTGGGGAAGTGGGGGGTCTGAAGTCAGGCCCCCTTGGGTTCAACCTGCATTCAACCACTTAATCTCCCTGAGCATGGGCTTCCCCATTTGCAAAGTAATCCTCCTTTGGTTCTTGTGtggattaaaagataaaaatgcgCTAAAGCACTTAGCCCAGCTCCTGGCATAACTTTAGCATCCAAATAATATTAGCTGTCATTGAGATGGTGATCTATTGTTAGCTGTACTCTTTATTCATAACCTCATTCCATGCCCTGGAAGAGGAGTCAGGCTGCTGTTGTCTTCCCCTCACATACAATAGAACAGAGGTGCAGGGGAGTCAGGCTGCAGGCTGGTAAACGATgctgcccactgcccccacccaccctgcccggAGCCTGGTTGCTTCTAGAGTGATGCTTTCTTAGACTATTTTTCTCCCAGTGGGGCCTCTCTCCTGTGACATAAATCCAGGGGACACTGAGGCCTTGTACAGTAGGATGATGCCCCCCGACTCCAGGACTCTCCTAGGTGCGGTTTCCTTTCCTAGACCCCAGGCCCGGAACCcgctcctttctctccctgtcacTAGTCACTGCATTGTTGGGGCCTCCATGAATTTCCCTGCTCTTGGAGGAGCCACATTCTCATGAAGTCATTTCCAATTACCACTCCCCACTGTGGGCAGAGGGGCCCCAAGTCCAGTATCCCTCCGGCCCAAACCCCCTTCCATGAAGCCCCAGCCGGGCCCGTGGCCTACCTTGAGAGGGTGCAGGTAGCAGAGTCCACGCAGGAAGGGCGGCCAGGCGGGGCCAGGCAACTCCTGGCCGAGTGTGCGGGTGAGGTGGGCTATGTAGCTGGTGGCCAGCACCAGCACATCCAACTTGGAGAGTTTGGTGTCGGGCGGCACGGCAGGCAGAGCGGCCTGCAGGGCCAGGAAGGCCTGGCGCAGTGCCCTGACCCGGCCCCGCTCCCGCGCCGCGTTCTCAGGACTGGCCTCGCTCTGCACAGAGGACCTCGGTGAGTGAGTCTGACTGGACCCCCATCCGTCCCTGGCTTCTAAGAACATTCTGGGGTGAGGTATTCTGCCAGAGTGGTAGCACTCTGAACAGCAGGGACCAAGAGCATCGCCCCATTGTGTCCGTTCTTGTCCCCACTccaccttacagatgaggaaacggagagCAGGCCTTGCCTGGGGTCAGATGGAACAGGATAGCCGAGCTGGGCTCAGAACCTGCACTCCTTCTAATTCTCCACTGTGTCTCTTCCTAGCCCTCGTTCCATCCACACCCAAGTCTGAAGCCTGCTCATCAGGGTgccaaagagaaaaggacaccaAACTCGGGTCGAATCACAGGCTGAgtccctggccctgctgctgacTATTGCTTGGGAACTTGGGAAGTTCACACTCCTCCTCCTGGCCTCAGTGCCCCCAAGAGAAGTGAGCTGGGCCAGGTCTCAGCCATACTCTGGTTCAGGCCCGCTCATCCCAACCACTGATACATGGAGCCTTAGAGTGGAAGGGGCGAGTGTACCCTCTTTAGAGCAAGGATGCTAACACCAAATAACGCTCTGCCTTCGGAGGTGACCTCTCTCAGCCCCTCcaacccctgcctccccagcGCCCTCTGCAGGGCCAGTATTTCCTTACCCTGCCATGAGCCAGGCTTCTGGCCCTGGCCCCTCTTGGGGCAGGGGCTGCTCTGCTCCACCTTTGGCTGCTCCAGCTGGTCTCATCCCACAGGTCCTGCCTCGTCCTGCTCAGGTGGCTCCTCCTCCTGTCGGTGCCTGCTGGCAGCCTCCGCCTGGCCTTCGctgggctctgccccaccccGGGCATCGTGGGTGACCCTCTGGCCTTTCTCTGTGACATGCCACACCCTAGGGATGTGGTGCCACAGCCCCCAGGACGGGAACACGGTGCCTGAGGGAGCCTTGGGCTCAAGTGAGCTGGGGCAGGCTGGTCATCCCACCAGCAGTGTCTACATCTGAGGGAGCTGGCGCCAACTCAGTCCTGCCTTGCTTCTTGCTCCGAGAAAACCGCCCACCCGGCACAGCCCCCGAGAAAAaactcctgcctgcctcccaaccagcggagggtgggggtgctggatgCTGGGAGTGGCCAAGCCCTGGGAGGAGGCCCCTGCAGAAGAAGGCAGGAGGATGGTGGGAAGGGAGCTTCCTTCCTGGAGCCTTGCCTGACCCTGACAGCAGTCCTATGATAGACCTGCAACTTTAGCTTTAGGGTTCAAGTTCATGGAAGGGTCCTGAACCTCCTTCTCTGTGCCTGAAGCCTGACTGCACACATCCCGAAAGGACTTTTCCTCCCCTTGCCAGTGAACATGACCTTCCAGCCCCAGGGCACTTACTCCCTATCCCCCAGGCATACCTCAGATTTTCAACCCAGTGCTTTTCCTTTTACCTTTCCGTCCCCCCAGAATACCTTCCTCCAGCTCTGCCAGGGGAAAGGCCGCTCCTCCTGCAGGTCGTACCCTTCGTTTGTCAAAGGCCCAGAGCCCATGTCTTCCTGTTTGATTGGTGCCCCTGTGTCTGCATGACCACGCCCTGGCTAGCTTCCTAACAGTTCCAAGTTCTCAGATCAttccacaccagccagtgtgctaagcactttacgtGTGTTATCTTGATTTCTCAGATCAACCTTATAATACGCTCACATCCTCATTTGACAGATGCAAAAACCGAGGCATCGGGAGATGAAATAACTTGCCCAGTGTCCAAACATCTCGGAAGTGATGCAGGTGGTATGAAAGcccaggcagctggcagacttGGAAGGCTGCCCCCACGCTACACGGTTCTACCTTGGGTGAGTTACTCACCTGCCTGTCCCCACGCTAGCAGTGAGGCGTTTGAGGGCAAGGACCAGGATGCTTTCCGAGGGCATTGTATCCGCCACACAGCTAGTCAGCTGGAGGCAGGCTGAAGAAGTAGCAAGTCTGCCACAGCAGCCCTTGCTTGTCCTCAAGTCACCACCCCTGCCTGCAGAAGGGTTGCTTTGCATGTCCTTTGTCCCTTAATCCGGAAGTCCAAGGGAGACAAAATAAGTAAAGGGAAATCACAGGGAGGACAGAGAAACAAAGGTGGCTGTAGACACAGAGAGGCAGACACCCACCAACTAGAGAGAAAGGAACCAAGAAGATACATAAAATTGACCTCAACATCCCCCAATAAGGAAGCAATGTGCAGTAATAGAACAAGACAGACCTCTGTATAATGACATGGAAAACCTCCCCAATATGCACAATTAAGTGAAAAAACCTTGTTGTAAATCAGTCAATATGTATAATAAGATCCAGCCAggatgaaacacacacacacacatacaaacccACCGAAAACCAAAGCTGTAAGTGTGTGTACTCATGTGAACATGTAGAAAGGAGACCAAAAAGATGCATACCAAGTTATTTCCCCCCCAGCTGCAGAGAATTAAACACACTCCTCAATGTGTGGCATTCAGAGTCTCCGGTACACACAGGGCCGATTGTTAGCCTCCCTCCCATCCCGCCTctctggcttccttccttccattccctcGATCTCATCCCCATTATTCTTCCCTATCAAAGGCAGCCATTCCAAACCgttgaatgtatattttgttcatATGTGTGGTGGTCTGAAAATAGGTACACAACTTCTTTGATACCCCTCTCTTCGAAAGATGAAGTCTGACTCCCTCCCCGTATGAGCTAGGCTTAGCGATTTGTTTCTAACAAATAGAGCATGGTGGAAGTGGGTAACTTCTCAAACTAGGTTATAAAAGGCAGTGTCGCTCCTTGCCCCCTCTCAAACCACTCAGGTTACTCATATCACTCACTCAGGGAGAAGCCAGCTGCTGTGTCACGAAATAGCCCTGAGGAGAGGTACCTGTGGCGAGAAACTGAGGCCTTGCACCACCTTGCACGGTGTGAGTGCATCACCTCGAAAACAGATCCTCCAGCCCAGTCCGCCTTCGGaggactgcagccctggctgacgGTTTTGGTGCGACCCAGGAGAGTCCCTGAGCCAGAGTCACCCAGCTAAGCTGCTTAAACCCATAGAATTCCTGATCCACAGAAGTCACGTGAGATAaatgttttggggtgttttttattgttgcttttaaaaaagttattgaagggagagaaaaagactgatttgttgttccacgcaTTCAGTGGTTaattctcacatgtgccctgactggggatggaacctgcaaccttggtgtattgaaacaatgcttcaaccaattgagctaccctgccagggcttgagataataaatgtttatcgCTGTTTATCTTTGGTGGTTATTTGGTAAGCAGTATGTGATAAGTATTATTGAACCATGTGTGTTGTTGCATGGATGAATTTTAAATTCAGtaaatgataatatatttattttataaatatataatataataccaCATATGCATTCAGTATCGTATTATATACGTCATTGTTACTTCTTCCACGCAAGCCTCTGTTTTAAGTCCCTTGCTTCTACCTGCTGTGGAGGGCTCCCCAGTGTGCACCCACCGCATTTTgagcacccagagccccagggGTGGACGCCCAGATTGCCTCCCGCTCCTCATCGCCCCAAACAGTGT from the Desmodus rotundus isolate HL8 chromosome 5, HLdesRot8A.1, whole genome shotgun sequence genome contains:
- the TCF23 gene encoding transcription factor 23, which encodes MSQRKARGSPTMPGVGQSPAKARRRLPAGTDRRRSHLSRTRQDLWDETSWSSQRWSRAAPAPRGARARSLAHGRSEASPENAARERGRVRALRQAFLALQAALPAVPPDTKLSKLDVLVLATSYIAHLTRTLGQELPGPAWPPFLRGLCYLHPLKKWPMRSRLYAGGLGCSGLDSTTATTLGQRTKEAEARPRVSGEADALLPNRPLSPAPGDK